A region of the Arenibacter antarcticus genome:
TAAACTGAAGAAAGAACAAAAACAGGAAGAACCCCAGGGTTCCAATGGGATTGCGATATCGGGAAAATTGACGGAATCTGGCAATACCCTGCTTTTAATTAACCCACATACCTCCTTTTATTTTAGGGGTGAGGTGCATATTGCCAGTGAAGAGGGACTAAACGCTTATGGGGCGGTTACATGGGGTCAGTTCTTTGTTTATCAAGGGTTTAATGAGAAGACTGGGTGGATGCATACCTCCACCTATACCGATATTATGGACGAATTTATAGAAACCATAGTACAACAGGATGAGGGGTTGTACTATGCCTATGGAGAGGAGCTTAGGCCAGTAAAAAGCTCGGAAATCACCCTGAAATATCAGGAAGATGGTGTAGTAAAGGAAAGGATATTCCCTGCCTACCGGACCCACCACGGACCCATTACGCATATGGCAGAGGATAGATGGGTAGCTACCGCAATGATGTGGGAACCTAAAAAAGCCCTGGAGCAATCCTTTATACGCACCAAACAGGAGGGATATAAGGGGTTTAGGAAAATGATGGACATGCGCACCAATTCCTCCAATAATACCGTCTATGCCGATGCAGAGGGGAACATCGCCTATTTTCATGGTAATTTTGTGCCGAAAAGGGATTCGTCCTTCGACTATTCCCAACCAGTGGAGGGTAGTGACCCAAAAACCGATTGGCAGGGATTGCATACAGTGGAGGAAAATATCCTGTTGTTGAATCCCGAGAATGGATGGCTTCAGAACTGTAATTCCACCCCCTATACCGCAGCCTTGGAATTCAGTCCCAAAAAGGAAGCGTACCCCAATTATATGTCCATAGACCAAGAGAATTTTAGGGGAGTACACGCCATCAATTTGTTGAAGGACAAGAACAATTTCACCTTAGATAATTTAATCACCTTGGCACACGATCCTTATCTGCCCGCCTTTGAAAAACTGATTTCCGGTCTGGTAGAGGCCTATGATAGAATAGCTTCTGAAAATGTACAATTAAAGGCCCCAATAGAAGTATTGCGAAAATGGGATTTGAGAACCTCTACCGAAGCGGTGGGGATGACCTTGGCCCATTATTATGGCACTCTTTATGGTAGAAAAGGGATATTACCTAAAGAAATGAGCGATATGGAAGCTATAAATTATTTTGGCACAAAATCCCCGTTTTCAGAGCGATTGGCCATTTTTGCCGAGGTGGTAGCACAGCTCGAAAGTGATTTTGGGACTTGGCATATGCCCTGGGGTAAAGTAAATAGATTCCAACGTATAAATGGAGAAATTAGGCAACCGTTCAATGATAGCCTTCCCAGCATGCCTATTGGTTACGCTTCTGGCCGTTGGGGTGCCTTGGCGGCATACGGTACTAGTTATGATAACAATACCAAGAAAATTTACGGTACCCGTGGCAACAGTTTTGTGGCGGTAGTAGAATTTGGGGAGAAGGTAAGGGCAAAAAGTATATTGGCAGGCGGACAGAGCAGTGACCCGACTTCCTCACATTTTGATGATCAGGCTCTGCCTTATGCTAAGGCTGAATTTAAGGAAGTGGCATTTTATAAGGAGGATGTGCTTAAGAGAGCAGAAGAAACTTATCGCCCTGGAGAGCGAAATCCGTAAATCTAAATATTTCCCGACTCTGCACGCTAAGAAGTTACTTATCTATTCTTTGACTACAATAATAGTAGCCTTAGATCCAGTTGATAAATTCCACATATTGGAATGGATCATTTTGCCTTGGTCGTCATACACATTTACCTGAGCGGTGTTAGGACCAGAGGTTCCTTGGTTTAATGCCTCAAAATCTATTCTGTTAAACCCTTTTTCAAGGTCCAGATTAATGCCTTTAAATGCGGCGGTCAGAAAGACGTTGGGCTCTACAACCTTACCGTTTAGATAAACTTTGATACGATCGCCATCAACATATTCGTGATCTCTGTAAACGATTCCAACAAATTTCCCATTACTTTTAATATCACCCAAGTACATATCTCCAAAGTATTGTGAGGAAGTCTTATCTTCTTTCTCCCGAATTTTCGGATCTATTTTTAATCCGTGGCCTGCCTGTACTAAATTCCTAGTAGGTAACATATTTATTTGGCGAGCAGTTAAGGAATCCCTTAGATTGGTAGTTGGTTTTATATCGTAAATAGAGGGAATCTTTAAAGCTGTACCCTCATTTGGGTTATCCTTGGCTCCCCTATCCCCTTCAATTTTCAAAGGTTGGGTGGTAGGGAGATCGGTCTGTGCCATTCCCAAAGCGGAAACCAAAAATACGATATAACACAAATATACAATTCTCATAAGGCCATTTGTAGGTGCAGTTGACCTACAAAAATATCAAATACCTTGCCATTAATAATTTAAATTGATGTTAAATTAAAAGCTTCAGTATCATTGTAGTAGGCAATTTGTAATAGAACTACGCTTTCCTAGATTCCTGTAGTGATATTGGTATGTGATAATGGGATCCACTTTAGGTTGATTATCCCCATGTTTTTTTAAGAAACCTTATAAAGTTTTTGCTCATTATATTTTCTATATCATCAGGGGTGTATCCTTTTTCTGATAATAACTGTGGGACTTTTTGAAGGTCTGCAATGGTATCCAGATCTAGCGGAGATTGTTCTTTTCCAAAACCACCATCCAGATCGGTTCCTATTCCAACATGAAGGGTATTGCCTGCCAATTGACAAATATGATCAATGTTCTGTATCATATGACTTAGCGCGACTCCCGTTTTTTGAGGGGTAGACACGCCCCTTATCCAGTTGGGGACCATCATCCAGGCATCCAAGGCAATTCCAATAACCCCTTCCCTTGCTATCAGTTCCTGGATCTGCGCATCCGAAAATTGACGGTTATGATCCACAAATTTCCGACAGTTGTTATGGCTTGCCCAAACCGGACCTTGGTATACTTTCATGGTTTCCCAAAAACTTTGGTCACATAAATGGGTTGCGTCCAAGATTAGGTTCAATCTTTCAATCTCTTTTAATAAGGCTTTCCCTTGGCTGCCAATTCCCCCTACAGAATCGGTGCCATGGGCATAAGTACCCGGACCGTAATGTGCTGGTCCTATGGCCCTGAGTCCTTGTTCATAGGAACGTTCCAAATGGCCAATAGTGACAATGGAATCTGCCCCTTCCAAACTAAGAATATATCCTATGGGGGTTTTGTACGGATCCTGTTCCCAAATGACTAAATGGGCCTCCAACTCT
Encoded here:
- a CDS encoding dipeptidase, with the protein product MFVFDAHLDLAMNAMEWNRDLTWSVAAIRESELGKTDKPDRAKNTVSLDAMRKGNIGLCVATQIARYTKPDNNLPGWNSPQQAWAQTQGQLAWYRAMEEVGKMVQITNTQELEAHLVIWEQDPYKTPIGYILSLEGADSIVTIGHLERSYEQGLRAIGPAHYGPGTYAHGTDSVGGIGSQGKALLKEIERLNLILDATHLCDQSFWETMKVYQGPVWASHNNCRKFVDHNRQFSDAQIQELIAREGVIGIALDAWMMVPNWIRGVSTPQKTGVALSHMIQNIDHICQLAGNTLHVGIGTDLDGGFGKEQSPLDLDTIADLQKVPQLLSEKGYTPDDIENIMSKNFIRFLKKTWG
- a CDS encoding acylase — encoded protein: MKLFYFFLALSLFSRKMDQAKSDIEGWKAQAERVTIIRDDFGIPHIYGKTDADAVFGLLYAQCEDDFNRVEQNYIWATGRLAEVEGEEAVYSDLRAKLFMTQEEAVANYEASPTWLKELCRAFADGINYYLHTHPEVTPKLLTRFEPWMPMYFSEGSIGGDIERISTKKIKAFYESGMAIPEMEAFKLKKEQKQEEPQGSNGIAISGKLTESGNTLLLINPHTSFYFRGEVHIASEEGLNAYGAVTWGQFFVYQGFNEKTGWMHTSTYTDIMDEFIETIVQQDEGLYYAYGEELRPVKSSEITLKYQEDGVVKERIFPAYRTHHGPITHMAEDRWVATAMMWEPKKALEQSFIRTKQEGYKGFRKMMDMRTNSSNNTVYADAEGNIAYFHGNFVPKRDSSFDYSQPVEGSDPKTDWQGLHTVEENILLLNPENGWLQNCNSTPYTAALEFSPKKEAYPNYMSIDQENFRGVHAINLLKDKNNFTLDNLITLAHDPYLPAFEKLISGLVEAYDRIASENVQLKAPIEVLRKWDLRTSTEAVGMTLAHYYGTLYGRKGILPKEMSDMEAINYFGTKSPFSERLAIFAEVVAQLESDFGTWHMPWGKVNRFQRINGEIRQPFNDSLPSMPIGYASGRWGALAAYGTSYDNNTKKIYGTRGNSFVAVVEFGEKVRAKSILAGGQSSDPTSSHFDDQALPYAKAEFKEVAFYKEDVLKRAEETYRPGERNP